The following nucleotide sequence is from Pseudoalteromonas xiamenensis.
CATAAATGTGGGTTGATGCGATATATACTTCACCTATTACACTGATTGAGTTTTGAAGAGATGGAACATAGAGCGCATCACCATTCTCTAAAGGTAAATCAAGTGATTCACGGCTATCAAGATCGATTACAAGTCTACCTAAAGCTTCGACGTCAGCCAAATCTTGCATTATCTTATCCATATCTGTATACGACATACGAGATACATTAGACGGGCCATTTTTAAAAGTAGAAGATACAATGTCACGCCTCAACTCTTCAGAAAGTCTCTGAATTTGGGAGCGTTCACGTGTTTTGATGGATTCTCTTGTGAAAATGGCGGCTTCTTTGTGCGCATAACTTGTAAAACCTCCAGCTCTTCGAATAACGTCATCAAGCTTTTCACCTCGATATATGGTGTATAAGCCAGGGAACATGACTTCCCCAACTAACTTGACCTCTAATTTATCTTGCCAATTCGGTTTCGGGAAAATGGTGATAGTATCTTTGCTGGTCAAAATTAACGATTCTATTTGTTCTGAATTTGCAGCATTAAATTGAATATGCTCTACACGTTTATCATCCTTACTAGAATTATATATTCGCGTAATCTCAACTTTTTCAAGATAAGCTGATTCCTGTAATCCTCCCGCCGCTTGAATAGCTAATTTGAAACTAGGGTTTATAGGCAGAGGATATACACCTGGAAATTTAACTTTGCCATTAATGGCTAATACTTTTACGGGGTTTTCAGCCGATGATTGACTTTGCAATTTTGTTAGAATCGCAGGTAATAGACTACGGCGACTAAATACTGCAAAATCAGCCTCATCAGGCTCTTCAGTTTCTAGTAATGAATCAATACTTTTTACTTTTTGCGCCTTTTTGCGTTCAACCTCAGAGCTTTTTTCTTCTTCCAGCAACAAAGCTTCTTCATCGTATTGACCAACGTAACGTAAAAATTGTTGTTTTTCATACTGTTCCCACAACTGAATACTCTTTTGCAGCTTTAGTTGCTCTTTACTAAATGCAAAATCAGAGAGTAATTTCTCTTCTTCTTCTTTGAGTTCATAACGACTAAAAATAACCAAGGTATCGTTCGATTTCAAATCAATATCTTGGGTTTTATTGATAATGATGTCTTGCAATGCGAATTGAACTATTTCAATGTCGCCTTTCAAATTAACTTCACGAATCAACAAGCTATAAGAATAATCCGCGATCGCTAAGAAGTCCTCTCGAGGATTTGAAAATAATGTTTGAAGCGTCTGCCCTTCTTGCCATTGGAAGTTTCCTGGGTTCGTCACTGCTCCAACAACAGTTACTGTATTTTGTAGCCTAGATGACGTTTGGTTTACCGTGATTTCGTCACCATTAATTGGGGTATATCCCTTATTCTCATTAA
It contains:
- a CDS encoding SLBB domain-containing protein, producing MNFLRLFILSLFLLVVDTAFAASPNQQQIEQFKKLPKAQQEALAKQLGIALPSSLDEKYKNDEKSNESSILPRDQKVEPEESDLDDKFKPKKEEIKAFGYELFSGQPTTFLPTEMAPIADDYLVNIGDEVKVNLYGKTTSEFYLKIDREGRLSIPNLSPIHVIGLTFSELKELVKTKIQEEMIGVQSYLTMGSLSSMRIMIVGDAYRPGSYMVSPLATVTHALFVAGGVNEGDSLRNIQVKRGGRLIANFDLYDLLLFGDSSSDVVLKSGDVVFIPPAQKKITVKGEVNRQAIFELKESDSIESIIAMVGGLKANANKSKVVVSRYDASGRRVVVNANFNENKGYTPINGDEITVNQTSSRLQNTVTVVGAVTNPGNFQWQEGQTLQTLFSNPREDFLAIADYSYSLLIREVNLKGDIEIVQFALQDIIINKTQDIDLKSNDTLVIFSRYELKEEEEKLLSDFAFSKEQLKLQKSIQLWEQYEKQQFLRYVGQYDEEALLLEEEKSSEVERKKAQKVKSIDSLLETEEPDEADFAVFSRRSLLPAILTKLQSQSSAENPVKVLAINGKVKFPGVYPLPINPSFKLAIQAAGGLQESAYLEKVEITRIYNSSKDDKRVEHIQFNAANSEQIESLILTSKDTITIFPKPNWQDKLEVKLVGEVMFPGLYTIYRGEKLDDVIRRAGGFTSYAHKEAAIFTRESIKTRERSQIQRLSEELRRDIVSSTFKNGPSNVSRMSYTDMDKIMQDLADVEALGRLVIDLDSRESLDLPLENGDALYVPSLQNSISVIGEVYIASTHIYEPGKDVYDYIRASGGFKQKADEERVYVIKANGSVVIPKSQSWFSVSDAKGYLEPGDSIVVPLDTEQYDTLTVWSQATQILSQIGLAAASLATLNK